TCATGTCTCCAGAAAAATCGATTCTGGATACTGCATCAATATTTCTGGATCTCAGTTCGGATACCAGGGCTTCAGAGTTTTCAACCGGACGATCCAGGGGAAGCATCTCTTTGTCTTCCCAGTACTCGGGATTAAAGAATCCTGCAGAACCTGTCTCGTACCAGATAAGGTTTCTCTGTGAATCTTCATCAAGACCTTTGAGTAATGAGTCCATTAAAATGAAACACATAATACCGAAGGCTATGGCTGAAGCAGTAATTATGGTTCTTCTTCCGTAGCGGAAGAGATTCTTTACTGCCATTTTAGGTAGAAAGTTCATTTTTTTCTCCTTATAGCTCCGCTGTTATTTAGACTCAGAGGCTGAACGCCTCTCATCCGAAGTGAACTCACCGTCATGGATATAAACCAGTCTATCGGCATACTCCATAACCATCTTGTCATGGGTAGAAAAAACAAAGGTGGTTCCATGCTTCTCATTCATCTCTTTCATCAGCTTGAGGATATCCTCTCCTGTATGAGAATCCAGATTGGCTGTAGGTTCATCCGCAAGGACAATCAGAGGGTGTTTGATCAGAGCCCGGGCCACGGCCACACGCTGCTGCTGACCACCGGAAAGCTTCGCAGGTCTTCTACTCTCCATCCCTTCCAGGCCTACTTCTTTCAAAATAGCCATGGTCCGCTCTTTAATCTCCTTGTCCTTCAGTCCCAGAAGCTGCAGAGAAAATGCAACATTTTCATAAGCCGTAAGAACGGGGATCAGGTTATAGCTCTGAAAGATAAATCCCAGTTTGTCTCTTCGGAATGTTGTTTTTTCTTCTTTTTTCAAGGAAGTGACATCCTGACCTTCAATATGGATCTCACCTTCATCAACAGTGTCTATGCATCCAATCAGATTAAGAAGTGTTGTCTTACCCGATCCTGAGGGACCGGCAATGGAGATAAATTCACCCTTATTTATGAGAAGATCTACGCCTCTAAGTGCTTTAACTTCTGTGTCACCAGCTTTATAAGTTTTCTTTACACCAGTAATATTTATCATTTTTCTGCACCTCCTGTGCTGTCATCGTCGGCAGAGCCTTCGGAATTTATTTGATTCATATGAGTTTTCTGAAAGGCTGCCATACCCATGGTTCCTCCCAGGTTCATACTGTCCAATGCGGAAGACGGCAGTATCATCATTGATCCTTTATGCCGGATTCCCTCATACACCATATTCATGGCTCTGAGCTGCAGAGCCTCAGGATTACCTTCATAGCTCTTTGAAGCCTCCCGAAACTGTTTGGCCACTTCTACTTCTGCTTCTCCGAGAATAATACGGGACTGTTTTTCCCTCTCGGCCTGAGCCTTCTTGCTCATGGCATCTTCCAATTCCTTAGGGATTATCACATCTGTAAACTCAATGGACATGATGGAGACACCCCAGGGGTTCGTCTTGGTATCCAATACCTTCTGGATCTCTTTTCCCAGCTCTTCTCTTCCTGACAGAAGAGTTGAAAGATCATGCTTACCGATGGCATCACGCAGGGCCGTCTGGGCCGAAAGGCTGATTGCTTCTTCGAAATTCTCCACTTCAAGAATTGCCTGCTTGGCATCCCAAACCATCCAGAAACACAGGGCATCCACATGTACCGGTACTGTATCCTTTGTAATTGTCTTTTCAGCACTGAAATCGGTGACCCTGATTCTTGTATCCACATATGCGGCAACACGATCAATCAGGGGGAGCAGTGTAAACAGCCCGGGTCCGTGTACAGAGCGGAAGCGCCCCATTCGGAGTACCACGACCTTGTCCCACTGATAAATGAGTTCCATTGAAGCCGAAAACAAGATCCCCAGGGATGCAGCGATGGCCAGTGGATAATACGCAGTGCTCATCTCAAGAGCCAGATAGAGCCAGGCTCCGATAATAATGAGAACATTCATAATCCAGAGGGGAATAATGGTCAGTATTATTCCAGCCCATAGCATTCCCGCAGAGTAATAAACGATCTTTTCCAGATCGAATACATCTCCCCAGAGATACTGTGCGGTGGTACCCAGTGCAAGAAAAACACCAAGGATCATAAAAGAAAAAGCATTATAGCTGTAATCTTTCTTCAGCAATGCTTTACGCTGATTCTTAACCCCATCCAATTTTTTCTGAAATACATCAATCATTTTCTCTCCTCTCCCACAGAGGGG
The DNA window shown above is from Oceanispirochaeta sp. M1 and carries:
- a CDS encoding ABC transporter ATP-binding protein, whose protein sequence is MINITGVKKTYKAGDTEVKALRGVDLLINKGEFISIAGPSGSGKTTLLNLIGCIDTVDEGEIHIEGQDVTSLKKEEKTTFRRDKLGFIFQSYNLIPVLTAYENVAFSLQLLGLKDKEIKERTMAILKEVGLEGMESRRPAKLSGGQQQRVAVARALIKHPLIVLADEPTANLDSHTGEDILKLMKEMNEKHGTTFVFSTHDKMVMEYADRLVYIHDGEFTSDERRSASESK
- a CDS encoding slipin family protein, with protein sequence MIDVFQKKLDGVKNQRKALLKKDYSYNAFSFMILGVFLALGTTAQYLWGDVFDLEKIVYYSAGMLWAGIILTIIPLWIMNVLIIIGAWLYLALEMSTAYYPLAIAASLGILFSASMELIYQWDKVVVLRMGRFRSVHGPGLFTLLPLIDRVAAYVDTRIRVTDFSAEKTITKDTVPVHVDALCFWMVWDAKQAILEVENFEEAISLSAQTALRDAIGKHDLSTLLSGREELGKEIQKVLDTKTNPWGVSIMSIEFTDVIIPKELEDAMSKKAQAEREKQSRIILGEAEVEVAKQFREASKSYEGNPEALQLRAMNMVYEGIRHKGSMMILPSSALDSMNLGGTMGMAAFQKTHMNQINSEGSADDDSTGGAEK